A DNA window from Chryseobacterium sp. MEBOG06 contains the following coding sequences:
- a CDS encoding ABC transporter permease — protein MFDLDRWQEIFSSIRSNVLRTVLSGFTVALGLFIFIVLFGIGKGLQNAFSEGFSGDAKNLISITTGKTTLAYKGLQSDRTVTLNNKDYDFLINTDKKNVGASSPRYNASLMVKYGKESGIYQVHGAEPGEQIIENRKMIDGRYITSRDLAGMQNVAVIGRMVQRDLIKNGSPVGKELDINGTMFKVIGVFSDDGGDWDERHITVPITTLQQMKKGSDTVSIAYISYSDKLTPEQAIKYGDELKDRLKSRKNVSPDDENGVRVWNNAKNMNDTFVFMAVLTAIVGFIGLGTLLAGIIGISNIMVYIVKERTKEIGVRKAIGAKPSGIVGLIVQESVVITVVSGLVGVGVGVLTLSLIGDSLEEFFIKNPSVGWGAILMAFIALIFSGLIAGFVPAYRASRIKPIEALRTE, from the coding sequence ATGTTTGACCTAGATCGTTGGCAGGAAATATTCAGTTCGATCCGCAGTAATGTACTTCGGACAGTTCTTTCGGGGTTTACAGTAGCTTTGGGACTGTTTATTTTCATTGTACTTTTTGGAATTGGAAAAGGGCTCCAGAATGCTTTCTCTGAAGGATTTTCAGGAGATGCTAAAAACCTGATTTCCATTACCACAGGGAAAACTACATTAGCTTATAAAGGATTGCAGTCCGATCGTACTGTTACGTTGAATAACAAGGACTATGATTTTCTTATTAATACTGATAAGAAGAATGTAGGTGCTTCAAGTCCCAGATATAATGCCAGCTTAATGGTGAAGTACGGAAAAGAAAGCGGAATTTATCAGGTACACGGAGCGGAACCAGGTGAGCAGATCATTGAAAACAGAAAGATGATTGATGGCAGATACATTACCTCCCGGGACTTGGCAGGAATGCAAAATGTTGCAGTAATTGGAAGGATGGTGCAGAGGGATTTGATTAAAAACGGAAGTCCTGTAGGAAAGGAGCTTGATATCAACGGAACAATGTTCAAGGTTATAGGCGTGTTTTCTGATGATGGAGGAGATTGGGATGAAAGACATATTACAGTACCTATTACAACTCTGCAGCAAATGAAAAAAGGTTCTGATACCGTAAGTATAGCCTATATCTCTTACAGTGACAAACTGACTCCTGAGCAGGCTATCAAATATGGAGATGAATTAAAAGATAGATTAAAATCAAGAAAAAATGTTTCTCCGGATGATGAAAATGGGGTACGGGTCTGGAACAATGCTAAGAATATGAATGATACATTCGTTTTTATGGCAGTACTTACAGCGATTGTAGGATTTATTGGATTGGGGACTTTATTGGCCGGAATTATCGGGATCAGTAACATTATGGTGTATATCGTAAAAGAAAGAACCAAAGAGATAGGAGTACGAAAAGCTATTGGTGCCAAACCAAGTGGAATTGTAGGCCTGATTGTTCAGGAAAGTGTCGTGATTACAGTGGTGTCAGGACTTGTAGGAGTTGGAGTAGGGGTTTTGACATTAAGCCTTATTGGCGATAGTCTTGAAGAGTTTTTCATTAAAAATCCAAGTGTGGGATGGGGAGCTATTTTAATGGCATTCATTGCACTGATTTTCTCAGGATTAATTGCAGGATTTGTTCCGGCGTACAGAGCTTCAAGAATCAAACCTATTGAAGCACTGAGAACAGAGTAA
- the glyA gene encoding serine hydroxymethyltransferase has translation MDIIFDLIEKEKQRQSHGLELIASENFVSENVMKAMGSVLTNKYAEGYPGKRYYGGCEVVDEVETLAINRAKELFGVDYVNVQPHSGSQANAAIYLAVLKPGDKIMGMDLSMGGHLTHGSAVNFSGIQYQVVSYGVERETGLIDYDQMREVALRERPKMLIAGFSAYSRDLDYAKFREVADEIGATLWADIAHPAGLVAKGLLNSPFEHCHVVTTTTHKTLRGPRGGMIMMGKDFENTYGHKTPKGDIKMMSQVLDGAVFPGIQGGPLEHVIAGKAIAFGEALDIQFETYAKQVKANAQALSKAMIDRGFDIVSGGTDNHLMLVDLRNKGVNGKETEKALVLADITCNKNMVPFDDKSPFTTSGIRLGTAAITTRGLKENDMDTIAGLISEVVDNIKNEEVLASVRKNVNELMEGKALFNY, from the coding sequence ATGGATATTATTTTCGACCTGATTGAAAAGGAAAAACAAAGACAGTCTCATGGATTAGAACTTATCGCATCAGAAAATTTTGTTTCTGAAAACGTGATGAAAGCAATGGGAAGTGTACTGACAAACAAATATGCTGAAGGATATCCCGGAAAAAGATATTACGGAGGATGTGAAGTAGTAGATGAGGTTGAAACATTGGCTATCAACAGAGCAAAAGAACTTTTCGGAGTAGATTATGTTAACGTTCAGCCACATTCCGGTTCTCAGGCGAATGCTGCCATTTATCTTGCTGTTTTGAAGCCAGGAGATAAAATCATGGGGATGGACCTTTCTATGGGAGGACACCTTACTCACGGTTCTGCTGTAAATTTCTCAGGTATTCAATACCAGGTAGTTTCTTACGGAGTAGAGAGAGAAACAGGTCTTATAGATTACGATCAGATGAGAGAAGTTGCCTTGAGAGAAAGACCGAAAATGTTAATCGCAGGCTTTTCTGCCTATTCAAGAGATCTTGATTATGCCAAATTCCGAGAAGTTGCTGACGAGATCGGAGCAACTCTTTGGGCAGATATTGCACACCCCGCAGGTTTAGTTGCAAAAGGATTGCTTAACTCTCCATTTGAACATTGCCATGTTGTGACTACCACTACCCACAAGACTTTGAGAGGTCCAAGAGGAGGTATGATCATGATGGGTAAAGATTTTGAAAATACATATGGACACAAAACTCCAAAAGGTGATATCAAAATGATGAGCCAGGTATTAGACGGAGCTGTATTCCCGGGAATTCAGGGTGGACCATTAGAGCATGTAATTGCTGGTAAGGCAATCGCTTTCGGTGAAGCATTGGACATCCAGTTTGAAACTTATGCAAAACAGGTTAAGGCAAATGCCCAGGCATTATCAAAAGCAATGATCGACAGAGGTTTTGACATTGTAAGCGGAGGTACAGACAATCACCTGATGTTGGTAGACCTTAGAAATAAAGGTGTTAATGGTAAAGAAACAGAAAAAGCATTAGTGCTTGCTGATATTACCTGCAACAAGAATATGGTTCCTTTTGATGATAAATCACCATTCACTACATCCGGTATCAGATTGGGAACAGCAGCTATTACAACAAGAGGACTTAAAGAAAATGATATGGATACTATTGCAGGGCTGATCTCTGAGGTGGTAGATAATATCAAAAATGAAGAAGTTCTCGCATCTGTAAGAAAAAATGTTAACG
- a CDS encoding NAD(P)/FAD-dependent oxidoreductase produces MENKNFDVIIIGGSYAGLSAGMALGRSLRNVLIINDGKPCNRQTPYSHNFITHDGKTPKEIGELAKKDVEKYDTVQFYDGTVIKAVKKAADFEVETLSGEKLYSKKIILASGIKDLFPDIPGFAECWGISVLHCPYCHGYEVKNEVTGILSNGEMAFEFSKLIFNMTKNLTLFTNGKASLTSEQIEKLNQNKINLNEDEIERIEHENGNIQKVIFKNGNSVSLKVLYAKVPFEQNFNALENLGCELTEQGFIKADAMQKTSVSGVFACGDNVTMMRSVANAVAQGNFAGAIVNKELSDKAF; encoded by the coding sequence ATGGAAAATAAAAACTTTGATGTCATCATTATAGGAGGCAGCTATGCAGGATTATCTGCAGGCATGGCCCTGGGGAGATCCTTAAGAAATGTTTTAATTATTAATGACGGAAAACCTTGTAACAGGCAGACTCCATATTCACATAATTTTATTACCCATGATGGGAAAACACCAAAAGAAATCGGAGAACTTGCCAAGAAAGATGTTGAAAAATATGATACTGTTCAGTTTTATGACGGAACAGTTATCAAAGCAGTGAAAAAAGCAGCAGATTTTGAGGTAGAAACATTGTCCGGTGAAAAGTTGTACTCAAAAAAAATAATCCTTGCCTCCGGAATTAAAGATTTATTTCCTGATATTCCCGGATTTGCCGAATGTTGGGGAATCTCTGTATTGCACTGTCCTTACTGTCATGGTTATGAAGTGAAAAATGAAGTGACAGGTATTCTTTCCAATGGAGAGATGGCTTTTGAATTTTCAAAGCTGATCTTTAACATGACTAAAAATCTTACCTTGTTTACTAACGGAAAGGCATCTTTAACCAGTGAGCAGATTGAAAAACTGAATCAGAATAAGATCAATCTTAACGAAGATGAAATTGAAAGAATTGAACACGAAAATGGCAATATTCAGAAAGTAATTTTTAAGAACGGAAACTCTGTTTCATTGAAAGTACTATATGCTAAAGTTCCTTTTGAACAAAACTTCAATGCATTGGAGAATTTAGGTTGTGAACTTACGGAGCAGGGGTTTATTAAAGCAGATGCTATGCAGAAAACATCAGTTTCAGGTGTTTTTGCCTGTGGTGATAATGTGACGATGATGAGGTCGGTAGCTAATGCTGTTGCACAAGGGAATTTTGCAGGAGCTATTGTAAATAAAGAGCTTTCAGACAAAGCCTTTTAA
- a CDS encoding efflux RND transporter periplasmic adaptor subunit — MKKKFTWKKAIYIVLGLFFAVALFSGISYLVKSNSKEGEAFLTRKPTVQNMDDKVMATGKIVPKEEIEIKPNIAGIIDKILVKEGDKVEVGQLIATVKIVPSISEVNAAQQEVQNAQIQISNAQMNVGNMQKQFEMQDKLYKQGVASKQEFLNSQQQLFSQQQTLKNSQQQLNTAQKRLQIAKTGATPELQGQGLATTEIRSKASGTVLEVPVKAGSQVIEANNFNAGTTICSVADLNSLIFKGEIDEAQAGKLSQGMDMNIVIGALQNKTFPGKLTMIAPKGKDNAGTIKFPVEGNVYNPNNEYIRAGFSANGEIVLSSQKNALLLDESLVQYEKKQGKDVPYAEVKQKDGKFKKVYLKLGASDGINVQVLPGSDITKDSEVKVWNPSDKDKEELKEKSKAK, encoded by the coding sequence ATGAAAAAGAAATTCACTTGGAAAAAAGCCATTTATATAGTGTTGGGGCTTTTCTTTGCAGTGGCATTGTTCTCAGGGATTAGCTATCTTGTCAAATCAAACTCTAAAGAAGGAGAGGCTTTTCTTACCCGTAAACCTACTGTTCAGAATATGGACGATAAGGTAATGGCTACGGGGAAAATTGTTCCCAAAGAAGAAATTGAAATTAAACCCAATATTGCCGGGATCATAGATAAAATCTTAGTAAAAGAAGGAGATAAGGTAGAAGTGGGGCAACTGATTGCTACCGTAAAAATTGTTCCAAGTATCTCTGAAGTGAATGCTGCACAGCAGGAAGTTCAAAATGCACAGATTCAGATCAGTAATGCACAGATGAATGTAGGGAATATGCAGAAGCAGTTTGAAATGCAAGATAAATTGTACAAACAGGGAGTAGCTTCCAAACAGGAGTTCCTGAATTCTCAGCAGCAACTGTTTTCTCAACAGCAAACTCTTAAAAATTCTCAGCAGCAATTGAATACTGCTCAGAAAAGATTACAAATCGCTAAGACAGGAGCAACTCCTGAACTTCAAGGGCAGGGATTAGCTACCACCGAGATCCGTTCCAAAGCTTCGGGTACCGTACTGGAAGTTCCTGTAAAAGCCGGAAGTCAGGTGATTGAAGCGAATAACTTTAATGCGGGTACAACCATTTGTTCAGTGGCAGATTTAAACTCTTTGATTTTTAAAGGAGAAATTGATGAAGCGCAAGCCGGAAAATTAAGTCAGGGTATGGACATGAATATTGTAATCGGTGCTTTACAAAATAAAACTTTCCCTGGGAAGCTGACGATGATCGCTCCAAAAGGAAAAGATAATGCCGGAACTATTAAATTCCCGGTTGAAGGAAACGTATACAATCCTAATAATGAATATATCAGAGCTGGTTTCTCTGCAAACGGAGAAATTGTTTTGAGCTCTCAGAAAAATGCTTTATTGCTGGACGAGTCTTTAGTGCAGTATGAAAAGAAACAAGGAAAAGATGTTCCTTATGCAGAAGTAAAGCAAAAAGACGGAAAGTTTAAAAAAGTATATCTGAAACTTGGAGCAAGTGATGGTATTAATGTTCAGGTTCTTCCTGGATCTGATATTACAAAAGACTCTGAAGTGAAAGTATGGAACCCGTCTGATAAAGACAAAGAAGAATTAAAAGAAAAGTCAAAAGCAAAATAA
- a CDS encoding ABC transporter permease, with amino-acid sequence MNIIFKKDTWQEIYYSLRNNKLRTFLTMIGVGWGMFLYVSLLGAAKGMENGFDKLFSGFATNSIFLWAQKTSIPYEGFPKGREVHLKLSDMEMLKRKVTAIDYISPQNARGSFTGTPGEAMSRNGKNGTYSLTGDYSVGNKISEKKLIFGRYINDADVSGNKNVVVIGEEIYKNFFDSKKKENPIGQSINIKGLFFNVIGVFRVKKGGGFENDQTAFIPLSTYTKVYNAGDQIDMFAIVSKPNANVNSVEEDVKQVLKTKNKVSPEDTNAFGSFNLGKEFKKLTGFLTGMQLLTIIVGTLTILAGVIAISNILLITVKERTKEIGIRRALGAKPAEVRNQILLESVVITLSSGLLGFMFGIFVLMILNAVTQGQDSFPFYNPTVNYGNVFAAMAVMVILGLIIGMIPAQRAVKIRPIEALRTE; translated from the coding sequence GTGAATATCATATTTAAAAAAGATACTTGGCAGGAGATCTATTATTCATTGAGGAATAATAAGCTCCGAACATTTCTTACCATGATTGGTGTAGGATGGGGGATGTTTTTGTATGTAAGCCTTCTTGGAGCAGCCAAAGGGATGGAGAATGGTTTTGATAAACTATTTTCAGGTTTTGCAACCAACTCAATCTTCCTGTGGGCACAGAAAACCTCTATTCCCTATGAAGGATTTCCGAAAGGAAGAGAAGTTCACCTGAAACTATCCGATATGGAAATGCTGAAAAGGAAAGTAACAGCCATAGATTATATATCACCGCAAAATGCCAGAGGAAGCTTTACCGGAACACCGGGAGAAGCCATGTCCAGGAATGGTAAAAACGGAACGTATTCACTTACAGGAGACTATTCTGTAGGAAATAAAATTTCAGAAAAGAAACTGATCTTTGGACGCTATATCAATGATGCAGACGTTTCCGGAAATAAAAATGTAGTGGTGATCGGCGAAGAAATTTATAAGAACTTTTTTGATTCCAAGAAGAAAGAAAACCCAATCGGACAGTCGATCAATATAAAAGGATTATTCTTTAATGTAATTGGAGTATTCCGCGTAAAAAAAGGAGGCGGATTTGAAAATGACCAGACCGCTTTTATTCCACTTTCTACTTATACGAAAGTGTATAATGCGGGAGATCAGATTGACATGTTCGCTATTGTAAGTAAGCCCAATGCCAATGTGAATTCGGTAGAAGAAGATGTAAAGCAGGTTTTGAAAACAAAGAACAAAGTTTCACCTGAAGATACTAATGCCTTCGGTAGTTTCAATTTGGGGAAAGAATTTAAAAAACTTACAGGCTTCCTTACGGGAATGCAGCTCTTAACCATTATAGTAGGAACATTGACGATCCTTGCGGGTGTAATTGCTATTTCCAATATCCTGTTGATTACCGTAAAGGAAAGAACCAAGGAGATTGGAATCAGAAGAGCATTGGGGGCAAAGCCGGCTGAAGTACGAAATCAGATTTTGCTGGAAAGTGTTGTGATCACTCTTTCCTCGGGATTATTAGGCTTTATGTTCGGAATCTTTGTGCTGATGATATTAAATGCGGTCACACAAGGACAGGATTCATTCCCTTTTTATAATCCGACGGTCAACTATGGGAATGTATTTGCAGCGATGGCGGTAATGGTGATTTTGGGACTGATTATTGGAATGATCCCTGCTCAAAGAGCGGTGAAAATCAGACCTATTGAAGCGTTAAGAACAGAATAA
- a CDS encoding glycosyltransferase family 39 protein has product MKKDRLILFLFIVAKFILQYSLINPEYELQRDEYLHLDQANHLAWGYLSVPPVSSWIAFLIKVLGNSEFWVKFFPALFGALTMVVVWRTIEALKGSLFALVLASSGLLFSTLLRLNMLFQPNSLDIFFWTLFFYILIQYVNTEKIKWLYWGGLVFGIGILSKYNIAFLALGFVPALLMTKQRKVFANPHLYGAALLAFIIILPNLLWQYNNGFPVIHHMKELAETQLVNVSRFDFFKSQLLFFIGVTFVILFGFYALLFYKPFEKFSFFFWGYVITIGLFVFFKAKNYYAIGLYPIYIGFGSVYLGYLLKSGWKRFLKPVCLLHPLILFIPIYNVAFPNKSPEFIASHPEVYSKFGDLRWEDGKDHSLPQDFADMLGWKELAQKVDHEYAGLSKTGNTLVLCDNYGQAGAINYYSTKGIKAVSFNADYINWFDLSKKYKNLIRVKDRPEDELQKTGSFFEHSKVAGFVTNKYAREKGTVIFSFEGGKIDIRKRLQDEMIKVKSR; this is encoded by the coding sequence ATGAAAAAAGACCGTCTGATACTTTTTCTTTTTATCGTAGCAAAATTTATTCTTCAGTATTCGTTGATCAATCCGGAATATGAATTGCAACGGGATGAATATTTACATCTTGATCAGGCGAATCATTTGGCATGGGGGTATTTGTCTGTTCCGCCTGTCAGTTCCTGGATTGCCTTTTTGATAAAAGTATTGGGTAATTCTGAATTTTGGGTTAAATTTTTTCCGGCTTTATTCGGAGCCTTAACAATGGTTGTCGTCTGGAGGACTATTGAAGCACTGAAAGGTAGTCTCTTTGCGCTTGTGCTAGCTTCTTCAGGACTGCTGTTTTCAACGTTACTTCGCCTAAATATGCTGTTTCAGCCCAATTCGCTGGATATATTTTTTTGGACCCTCTTTTTTTATATTCTGATACAATATGTAAATACAGAAAAAATAAAATGGCTTTACTGGGGCGGACTTGTTTTTGGGATCGGAATTTTAAGCAAATATAATATTGCATTTCTTGCATTAGGTTTCGTTCCTGCACTTTTGATGACAAAGCAAAGGAAAGTTTTTGCCAATCCTCATTTATATGGTGCTGCATTGTTAGCTTTTATCATTATTTTACCCAATCTTCTTTGGCAGTATAACAATGGCTTTCCGGTTATCCACCATATGAAGGAGCTTGCTGAAACTCAATTGGTCAATGTAAGCAGATTTGATTTTTTCAAATCTCAGCTTCTTTTCTTTATAGGCGTAACTTTTGTGATTCTTTTTGGTTTTTATGCCCTGTTGTTTTACAAGCCATTTGAAAAATTTAGTTTTTTCTTCTGGGGATATGTTATAACGATTGGATTATTTGTCTTTTTTAAAGCGAAAAACTACTATGCAATCGGCCTTTATCCTATTTATATAGGTTTTGGCTCTGTTTATCTTGGGTATCTTCTTAAGAGTGGATGGAAGCGTTTTCTTAAACCGGTTTGCCTTCTGCATCCGTTAATTTTGTTTATTCCTATCTATAATGTTGCATTTCCCAATAAAAGTCCGGAATTTATTGCGAGCCATCCGGAAGTGTATTCCAAATTTGGAGATTTGCGCTGGGAAGACGGAAAAGACCATTCCTTACCCCAGGACTTTGCTGATATGCTGGGCTGGAAGGAGCTTGCTCAAAAAGTAGATCATGAATATGCTGGCTTATCAAAAACGGGAAATACTCTGGTACTTTGTGATAATTACGGACAGGCTGGAGCAATCAACTATTACTCAACCAAAGGCATAAAAGCAGTTTCGTTCAATGCAGATTATATCAATTGGTTTGATTTAAGTAAAAAGTATAAAAACCTTATCAGGGTGAAAGACCGCCCCGAAGACGAACTTCAAAAAACAGGATCTTTTTTTGAACATTCTAAGGTAGCAGGTTTTGTCACCAACAAGTATGCAAGAGAAAAAGGAACTGTAATTTTCAGCTTTGAAGGGGGGAAAATAGATATACGAAAAAGGCTGCAGGATGAAATGATAAAAGTTAAAAGCAGATAA
- a CDS encoding ABC transporter ATP-binding protein: MLVIQDLHKSYDTGKSKLHVLKGINLDISEGEFVSIMGSSGSGKSTLLNIIGILDEKDSGTYELDGVPIEHLSEIKAAEYRSKFLGFIFQSFNLINYKTALENVALPLYYQDVPRKERNLKAMEYLEKVGLAQWANHLPSELSGGQKQRVAIARALITNPKVVLADEPTGALDSKTTHDIMKLLQDINNEGKTIIVVTHEPDVAAQTKRNVVLKDGIIESDEFIKQIVL, encoded by the coding sequence ATGTTAGTAATTCAGGATTTACATAAGTCATACGATACAGGGAAAAGCAAGCTTCATGTTCTCAAGGGAATCAATCTGGATATTTCTGAGGGGGAATTTGTTTCCATTATGGGAAGTTCAGGTTCCGGGAAGTCTACGCTTCTTAATATTATTGGTATTCTGGATGAGAAAGATTCGGGAACCTATGAATTGGATGGTGTTCCTATCGAACATCTATCCGAAATAAAAGCAGCGGAGTACAGAAGTAAGTTTTTAGGATTTATTTTTCAGTCTTTCAACTTAATTAATTATAAAACGGCTTTAGAAAACGTAGCTCTTCCTTTATATTATCAGGATGTACCGAGGAAAGAACGTAATCTGAAAGCAATGGAATATCTGGAGAAAGTAGGGCTGGCACAATGGGCCAACCACCTGCCCAGTGAACTTTCGGGAGGTCAGAAACAGAGAGTAGCCATCGCAAGGGCATTAATTACCAATCCGAAAGTGGTATTGGCAGATGAGCCTACGGGAGCATTAGACTCTAAGACCACTCATGATATTATGAAGCTTCTTCAGGATATTAATAATGAGGGAAAAACAATCATTGTGGTCACCCACGAGCCGGATGTTGCTGCACAGACTAAAAGAAATGTAGTGCTGAAAGACGGAATCATTGAAAGTGATGAGTTTATTAAGCAGATTGTGTTATAA
- a CDS encoding four helix bundle protein, protein MLSKIPDHEKFNIIDQIRRASTSVVLNITEGCSRKSELERKRYFEIARGSVVELDSCFDIIIECNYIK, encoded by the coding sequence ATTTTATCTAAAATTCCTGATCATGAAAAGTTTAATATAATTGACCAGATACGAAGAGCTTCTACTTCAGTGGTATTAAATATTACTGAAGGATGTTCAAGAAAATCTGAACTGGAAAGGAAAAGGTATTTTGAAATTGCCAGAGGTTCGGTTGTTGAGTTGGATTCTTGTTTTGATATCATTATAGAATGTAATTATATTAAATAG